The region TCTGCTTCGCGCCCCTGATGATCGAGCCGAGCACCGGGACCTTCCACAGGCTGTGCTTGGCCAGGAAGTGCGGCACCCGGCCCTGCCGGTGGGTGAACACTGCGTCGTAGACCGGGTCGAGGTGGGACACGTGGTTCATCACGACCAGCGCGCCGCCCGTCTTCGGGATGTGCTCCACGCCCTCGTCGCGCCGCCGCGCCATCAGCGCGGTCGACGGGTAGAACACCGCCGCGGCGAGCCCCACCCAGAATCCGCCCTTCTCCCTGCCCACGTGTTCTCCCTCTCGTCACCCGCGGCCCGCCTGGAGTCTTCCCCGCCGCGGGCGGCGGGGTCCAGTCGACATCGGGGAGTATGGCCGGGTGCGTGCCGATGTGGACCTGGTGGTGCCGGTCAAGACCCTGCAACGGGCGAAGACGCGGCTGGTGGGGGTGACCGACGACCGGCCGGCGCTGGCCCTGGCGTTCGCCCTGGACACCATCGCCGCGGCGCTGCCGGTGGTGCGCCGCGTGCTGGCCATCACCGAGGACCGGGCGGTCGCGGCGCAGCTGCGGGCGCTGGGCGTCGGGTCGATCCCGGGGCCGGAAGGGCTCAACGAGGCCCTGCGGTTCGGCGCGGCGGTGCTGCGCGGGCGTGACCCGCGGTCGGTGGTGGGCGCGTTGCAGGCCGACCTGCCCGCGTTGCGGACCGACGAGCTGGCGCTGGCGCTGGACGCGGCGGAGGGGCGGGCGTTCTGCCCGGACCGGCAGGGCACCGGGACGACGCTGCT is a window of Saccharothrix espanaensis DSM 44229 DNA encoding:
- the cofC gene encoding 2-phospho-L-lactate guanylyltransferase, which encodes MRADVDLVVPVKTLQRAKTRLVGVTDDRPALALAFALDTIAAALPVVRRVLAITEDRAVAAQLRALGVGSIPGPEGLNEALRFGAAVLRGRDPRSVVGALQADLPALRTDELALALDAAEGRAFCPDRQGTGTTLLLSAPGGDLDPRFGVGSAEAHARDAQVLLGPWPTLRNDVDTAADLELAAGLGLGPRSAAVLCPVGG